The Nymphaea colorata isolate Beijing-Zhang1983 chromosome 7, ASM883128v2, whole genome shotgun sequence DNA window CCGCCGGATGGTCGCGATTCGCTCCTTCAGGCAGGAATGCACGCCACATGAAGTCCGTCCGCTTGAGCGTCACCATCGGGACCTTCCTCAGGCGGAGCTCTGATGGGAGTCTCTCCTCGCCGCCGAAGAACGGCTGGATCAGGACGTGCCCTGCGATCTTCAGTGGCCGGAAGTCCTCTCCCGCGGACGAGGCAGCTGCTACGCGGTGGCCGACGTGGTGGACGATGTTCCCGCCCGCGCTGTCCCCGACTAGGAAGCATCGGCCGAGATCCGCGGACTCAGGCAGACGGCCGGGCGTCGAGATCCAGCGCAGAGTAGCCTCCGCGTCGTCGTAGGCCGTCGGGAACCTGTGCTCCGGCGCAAGGCGGTAATTCACCGAGACAACAAAGGCTTGGAGACGACGGGCGAACCGCCGGCAGAGGGCGACGAAGTCTCTGGAGTTGGCGGACATCAAAGCGAAGCCTCCGCCGTGGAAGAAGACGATCACCGGGAGCTTCTTCCCCGCAGGGACTTCCGTAGGGGTGAATAGGCGAAACCAGAGGCCGGCAGAAGAGTCCACAGTGAAATCGGCGGTGGAGACACCCTTCACTGGTCGGCGTCTCGCGGAGGACGTCCAGTCAAGGAACCATACTAGCCGGCGATTGATCGTTCCGTCCTTCCGAAGGGACAAGACAGCCGACGCCCCCACGAGTGAACAGAAGATCCTTGTGCCCAACGGAATGCTCCGGGAAGCCGCCTTCGACGTCGCCATGGGGCTATCGGCAGTTTCcggcctctctctctttcaggTCTCCGCTTCTGTATGGCGCCAGCAGCAAGAGAACACTCTGTGCTCTCTCCCGGTTAGAAGACCGGAGCTGTTCATAAAGGACGCTTTCACCCTCACGATTTTCCAATCTTACGGACATGCCCTAGCCCACTTCGGTCATCTCCTCGCAGTCACACCAGTCGGGTCGATGGATCTGATAGAGGCTCGAATAACCCGGACTTCTGACTCGAACCAAGCGTTTTTCAAACCTAAAATAACTCCAGTTTGCAATAAAAAGCTTCAAGTGGTCATGCACTGACGTAATTTAAATTTCGTCCCCATTCTTCGAAAGCGTTGTAAGTTTAATTTTAACGTTACAAATACATACATACTTACCCAAGAATCGGACATGATTTGTCGAGACATACCACCTCTAATCCATACTCTTAAAATTGTGGCGTTTGAGGTGGTCTgaaattgttattttttatgaattgagAAATGTtgtcaaacaaagaattttaattctgaaattataagtttgttcttgaatcaaaaaattctaaaattgtgATTCTACATTGAAATTTGAGGGTGGAATTATGGTTCCAGAatttccgatttttttttttatctctttaaAGCACGtgtcatgatggttttaattcataaTTTATTTAAACGACGAAGTCCTTTTCAATGTCAGTAAAGTTGGTTCATGAACCAACCAGCCAACTCACCCGAATCGGTTTTCAACAGGccaataatatttaaaaaaaaaacacacacacacacacactttggacaaataaattaaaaacctgtaaaaaaaaaatcgttaatttaaaattttcaaataataaaaattttattatttgttaacaacttaaaaaaaaaaaatccaaatctgatctgcGTCACCACCATGATTTTAAGGCAGTCCCTGGGCGCCATTATAACCCGGGTCCCGCCAATGACAGATCCAAATGCAAAGTATTCGTGGCAATTGTTTGGTTTGCTTGGGAAAGACGAGAGGGTTTAAAAGCTTTCAACGCAATCAATCCAAGCCTGTTGAGAGAATCGGGTCATGGATATTCATGGATCCGTGATAATGATAGACTCGGGTCTCCGCATTAATTTGGACTACCTGTTCATAAATCGCAGGCTCAAAAGTTACTGCTATCGAATTTTCGTTTTTGGTGTTCAATATTTAACTGGGAGTATTTCATCCTGCTGGTTAAAtatgagatccaaaatccacaTTTTCCCGGCCGCCTAGTGTGACTCGCCCGGTTGGTTGGTTAGAGAATCACACAAGTCGGTTCGGATCGAGTCGACGAGCCAACTTATTAACCCGGTGATTCAGTCAGTCATTGATTTATCATATACGTTTTGCTAACATATACAATATTATTGTGCAACATAGTTATATGTTTATATCTCGACTcagctcaaaaaactcaagttgAGCTCTTTACAAGAAGCTCGAGCTCTACTCGACTATACAAAATAGAACTCAAACTCGatttgtttaactcatttaagcGTAAACTCGTTTAACATTAACTTGTATAAGTATTAATTCTTTTAACTCGTATAACttgtaaaactttgtttttactgtaaaactttgtttttactGTAAAACTTAAAACGGGTGATTGATGAACaggttttgacaatattatatagaatatCGGTTTATAAGTCTAGTcaatttcatgaaattggaaCTCAATTCGTTTATCGtttcaagtatttttgtaaGCTTGaatttgactcgtttataaacaagtcaagttagAATTAAGCCCTATTTGGATCGGTTCGTTGTGCAGACCTACCCCattcttcattaaaaaaaataaaaaataaacttataaacttataaaaaaaatgtgtaccTATGccactttattttttcttagaGAAGGTAGCATTATACGTGTATAAATTTTCGGTTAGACATACATTTACATCGAAAGATCAGTAAGAACCAGCTTTTCACGTTCTTATGAgagtttaatatttttttacaatagACAGCAAAGTTAAAGTTTTCCATTaccaaaaaatacaaacaattatcagtaaacataaaatattaatatttattttctgTTATTTAGTTAGTTTTACAAGCAGAGAAACCAGGAAACTAATGAACTCATAAAATTACGGCTGTTtagtttaaaaatgaaaactatttaAAACCTTACATAAGGATATTGTGGACAAAAATATATCTAATGACATTAACGTCCCTTTTAAGAAATTTTCGTAAAGATATTTACAATATAAATTTTGGaatacaaaatatgaaaatatataataagAACTGTAGAATAAATACAAtacaacttaaaaaatgtaaaaattttaagaaaatgtgattgtttaatattatttaggtataatatatttaaaaagatgatttttatttgttgtaattCAAATACAATAAtatgctttaaaattttaaattaaatttatagTTAAACGTTTGTGCTCCCCCAAAAAACTTCTGGCTCCTTATTCCTCATGAAAGAGCCTCCTGCTATTATTTTTCACAGATCTCAATTCGCCAATCGGCCAAAAACCAGCAACTGCTCTTTAAATTCAAAGTTATTATTCATTGAGGAGCAAATCTTAGAATGTATGTGCGCCTGTGCGTGTGAATCGAGAGAGCAGAGAAATTTCACTCGAAAAAGGTCGGAACCGAGAGTAATACGATTTTTTCTGCAGGAAAAATTTTGTTTGCCTGTTAGGGCTTCGTCTTcacctctatctctctctccccctttttcAGCTTCCCGCGGTTCTTCCTCATCCGCATCGTTTCAGCAGGAAAACGTTGTGGGCATCTCCTCAGCAGCGCAGCCTCTCAGCAACGGTGAAAGGTAAACCTCTCTCCCTCTGtatctatctctttctctccttcctccATTTTCCAATCGTCAATGGCAGGCTGCCGTATTTGGttatctttttcattgttttgtgtcatctctgtctctctctctcttcccccctctctgtctctgtgtgtgtgtgccatTTTCAGCAAGCACCCTGAGCACTCTTTTTCCAGCGATGGGAAGAGAGGGATGAGAGTGCACTCTTTCTCTCATTGATTGAAGAGGGTTTTGAAGCTTGCTTTCCAGAAAATGTGTTGCATACTACTTTGAATATATTAACATGTAATTGGGGTGTTTCTGGCTCTCCTTCTGGGGCtttgttagtttttttctttgcaagtGTTCATGATATTGAGGGAAAAACTTTTAGGCTGTTAGGCAGAAGAATCACAGATCACTGCCAACAAATACTTGAAATACCGTACGCATCAGAAAGAAGCTTGGCTCAGTAACTTTGTAGGTGAGGGCTGGCAATGGCCCTCCCTCTCGCATCCATCCCTCACTGGACTGTATGTATgttacctttttcttcttctgttgtcttcttcttttcaatagGATGCTGATAATTTGATTTAATAAACATCCAGCTTAAGGCAAAAAGCTTATAGGTGACCAAGTCATGGAGTTCAACACTTCAACCTGCTATTTCTAGTTTCCCGATAGCATCAGGTCACCACCAAGCATGAGAATAATCCTAGTGAGTGGCTACAAATTAATGCTTGAAACTGATGGTTTTATAAAGTGAGTTTTTAAATGATGTTCATTTTGAGAATTCAGAATATTGAATTGCATCGGATCAGCTAGATTTAATTAAATCTGGTCGACTGATTTGGCAGCTGGGATCAGTTTTACATTGAACGATTGGCACATGATGAAAGCAATTAGTGAGGTCATATAACGGACAGGGACAGAGAAACGTGATGATGGTTTCGAAGAGTTGTTGTTTAATTCGTTCCTTATCAATGTAATAGCAGCCTAAATGATACGTTCCAACAAGAGTGTAAGCTGTGCAAAGATAAAGCTGGTTTTCGACTTTATCTTTTCATACGTACCATGAATTGTTTTTGAGCGAATGAAATGGGAAGCGAAAGCCTGGATAATCTATGTTTCTACCAAATCCTTGTGTAGTCACTGTATAAAGAAATAGGGAAGTACCAACCATGGATGAACTATGAGTTGTTATTTGATTATTTCTCTAACCCCACATTGTATTCATCCTTCCTGAAAAGTTTTCGTGACTGAGTTTGGTAAGTTGTTGAGATATTCTATAATTATTAGTCTTCATCCTGGAATTTTATCACCGTAGACATTTCTGTAgcttttaatgctgttcttttTCCGAAAATATCAAGGAGGTTTAATTTGAGGAAGTTGAAGGTCTGTGAAGAATGTCAAGGTGTCTGATTTGGATTTGTGAAACAATAGAGGATTTGGCTTATTTTATATTGATTGCAACTGAGGTATGCTAAGGCAGAATATTTTTTCATGTAGTAGGTATTGTTAGGAAAGGAGATACTATTGTTTAGAAGATTTTGCTGTGCCAGGTCCATTTGGGGGTGACCTCATGTTTGTTTAAGTTGCTTTCAGTATAATTTCTTGATTGTAGATATAACTTGTTTTATCTGCATTGTGAATGTAACTTGACTGTAATTTGCATGTGTACAAAAGATGGTTAACACAAGTAATATGTACTTTTATATTGTTGCTTGCTTACTTACATACTTGTCATTTTGGTTGTTCTTTTatattatctcattatttttatggatattatatatatttaaccattttgaatttgaacctTCAGCATGCCTCAAGAATTACGCCTTCCCTCATGATAACATAATGCCCCGCTTCCCCCATCGCCTTTAATGACATTGAGAAACATAATGATGCATTTTCTTGATAGGTTTCACTTTTGCTTCTCATGAATGTAGCAACATTAATATTACTTACGTGAgttgttcctttcttcttcttggtggATTTGAAATATTCCtttacaaacaaaacaaaagtgAAGTTATGGAATCAATCATTAAATGCTAAATTGTAATGTATCACTCATTGCAGCCTAATATGGTGATTTTCCCCAAGTACCGGTACGGTGGTGCTGGTACGTGGGTACGGCAATGGTACGTTTGGATTAGTTTCGGGTTGAAACCAATCCAAACCATAAAATTTCCTTTTGTAAGTTTTAAGCATTGTCTTTGTGATGTATTGAGtatgaattttgttttaaatttgcgTTTTTTTGTGGAattacacatacacacacatatttgTGTATATCTAACTTGTTCATACATTCTTTTTTTGCCATACCCAGATTTTCTAAAATCACGATACCAAAACCTAGACCCGTAACCGTACCATACCTATGCGGCTTAGATTACAGCTTGTTAGAcgcatagccacaaatatggtgatatttttgaaaatatcacgatattaaagagaaaaataaagaaaacgatAAAAACGGGAAAATATAATGATATATTGATAAATAGTTAAAACTGAATTTATCATGATTTTAACGTGATTTTATCTCGATGTCATcgtaattttttcatttatttattttatttcattttctgtttttattttttcatcctttggttcattgttttattttctcttgttttaagtatttaacataacctcctaatacaatacaatacttattagtttttcatttcttgtatttttacctaacattttattttttttatgtttttaaaaaacacTAAGATTTtccgaagaaaaaaaaaacaactttgctgataaacacccaagaaaaaccttgccgataaaaacccgagaacgatatttgtggctatggttagAACATCCAAAGTGTTTGCCTTATTGTGAGCGATTTACTAAACTTTTGAGGTTATTGTTGGATATTTATCTTGTTGTTTAAAACATATATTGTCCAAgaaatattaataatatatatgtatatatattgctgaaagaaatatttactgttatataaaatatttgttgaTCATATATTGTTATATGAAATGTTTGTCACCCCTTGatccatgtctctctctctccctctctctgctgACCGAAGTATTTCCACAACTAGTGCAcacttttgtgtttttttgaaTAATAGACATACTATGTGACTTAGGAATCAACCAGACAAGTAAAGCGCCGAGGAACTTTTGATGACCAAGATTTAAGTCATAGGATGTGCTTGAGAAAGCTGAgactgaaaagaagaaaaatatcattgttGTTGTCTGATAGAAATATTTTGCCGAATGACAACTCCTGGTCCAGATCATGCTAGATAGGAACCTGAAACATGCAAAGTCTGGTTCTGAGTCCAAATATGGATTTAAAACATATGTAAGGTATACTTCTGTTTtctgtagatttttttttgaaaagttatggTTAGGTTAATCATGCTGCAGTCTTGCACAGAGGAAGTACTGAGATCGTGGGGCATTAATTAAGAAGTCAACTTTTTGAGGCCTCCACTTTTCAGTCTCAAAATGTCATCCTTGAAGAATGTAATCCATAGGCGCATTCACAAAGAGCGGTCCCAGCCGTGAGTATTACTACTTTCAAAGctttgattcttttttattatacaATTCTAATTCTAAGGTGTTGGTTGGTGTACTGCAGAGAATCAAGGAAAAAGTTTGGTTTCCTTCAGAAACACAAAGACTATGTTCTAAGGGCTCgggattttcataaaaaagagGAAACGATCCGAgtaggctctctctctctctcttggacacacacacaccccccACACTAAGCACATTTCaggtcattttttttaatgtacaaCAAAGCAGTACTATTAGTGGCTGTCATTGGTGAAGTATGTTTAGCTTATTATTGTGCTTGCTTGGCTTGCAGAAACTTAAAGAGAAAGCAGCGTTCAAGAACCCTGATGAATTTTACTTTAAGATGGTCAACACAAGGACTGTTGACGGAGTACACAAGCCTGCGTAATATGAAAACTATTATAGTTTTTGTTTCTAATGATCCTTTAAAAGAGATGTTCAGTTAATTTTTTTGGGACTATGTATCTCAGGAATCGAGCCAACAAATACAGTGCCGAGGAACTCTTGATGATGAGGACTCAAGATATGGGCTATGTGCTTCAGAAATCTCAGAGTGAAAAGAAGGtctttctttttggttaaaAATTTGTATTTGTCGTATGCAACTTTTGAAATTGAACTgatttttggattttcttttagCAGAAAATTGAAAGATTGTCCTCCACATTACATTATCTAGGCAATCGTCCGGCAAGTAAACACATTTACTTTGCTGATGATAGGTAACAGCTTTTCATATTTCTGATTTGGAGCCTTCTTTTAAGATGACTTATACAGTCCCTTAAATATTAGAAGTTGGAAATAAAGTATGTGTCATGCAGCAATGTTCACCGTACTCCTTTCTCATGttattaattcaaaattttggtgtCAGGGGATTGCAGTAACTAGTGAAATCTTTAATTTCTAAATGACTGGATAATCTAGTGTTTTACTAATAAATAACCACTAGATAACTGCTGGTGATCAGTACATACTGTTTCTTTTGTGACTTCTTGTAACTAAAAGGTGATGTTTATTGTGGGTAGTTCCTGTTTGATTTTACTTGATTGATAGAGtgtatctttgtttttttctttcctgaGGGAAGAGGAGCTATGATGAGGTTGCCATGTGCTGTATCCAACTTGTGTGAATATCTCTTACCTGGCTGTTTGTCTGGCTGAGTTGTGTATCTTGGTTGGTGTGTAATCTGCTGAATATGGTTTCTGGTCGGCAATCAGTCACTACACCTGCATCTTGTCATGTTAATATTATTACAATGTGTCCGGCTCTGATTGGGCTGTAGACTGTAGTCTAGGTTCCATCATCAATGTCCATTCTTGGTGACTTTGTCTTTGTTAGTCTGGTTTGCTAGATGGTATACGAACCATTTTCTAAATGCTTTAGAATTtctctgatttttttgaaatttttagcAACAGGGTAATAAAAAGTAAATTTATACTTGTGTGGATGATCATGTTCTCGCATGGCCTGGAAAGTCTTTGAGATACTGGCCGGTTCCTGATTAGTTCCTGAGATTATATTTTCGTCTAGAAGTAAACTTGCATTGCAGGAAAGCGAAATCTCAAACATCATGACTGCACAACATGGAATAGATGTTGTCTTAATGAACGTGCTTTTGGATTCTTCCAGACATGTCTGGATGGGTGGATGAAGGTTCTCAAGATTACATTTTGGGACAGTCTATCTCAAAAGTATAGCTCATTAATGACACATGAGATTGGGTGTCTTGAGAGAGTCTCATATATCCCAAAGTTACTTGTCAAATCATTGGACCCTTACACTTGTGACTGTAGAGGGAGTTTAAGAGACACCTCATCTCATGACTAGACATCTGAGATGGATGTCTCGTGACCCTAGTGTGCCACACCCTTGGGAGAGAATCACTCCTCCCCCCAAACTCTTTCGTTTCTCTTGCTTGTTGCCAAGGATTGCAAATTTAAGTTTCTGTTTGCTTGGCGAGAATACTACTAGTCTACTTCTGGCATGAGCTTCAAAGGGAAGTCCAATCCATGTGCTCTTTATGCTCAGGTTTCTATATGTGCCTGCTGATGGGAGCCGGTTCGGCGGTTCCCTAGTTGGATCCTTTTTGTATTGGTTTGATCTTGCTGGACACTAACAGAATTCTTGTTTGTTGTCTGTAAACTTAGGGAGGAGGCCAAAGAGATAAGATCACATTTATCTGGAAAAGAAGCGTCTCCCCATTCTAGATCTGCAGATATGCCAGAAATAATAAAGTACCATTTTGTCCTCTATTATAGCCAATCAtctgttttttgtctttttattctgaaattttccatgcatatttcctcattttttagattttttaattgaaaattaatGCAAAGTTACAAATTGTGAAGAATCAGGTTCATCAGAAGGAAATAAAATAGTTTTTCTCTATGATCGTCTTGGAACCAGATGCACTGAATGTtggattaaaaaattggattgtTGGTTTTCTGATTCAGAAAACCAACCAATCATATAACTTGATAGACACCTGTGGCTGGTCTATTTGTCAAGTTGTTAGCCCTTTTTTGGCTTCATTTTCTGTGTTCGTGTAGTTAAGACATTGAGTGTTCATTCTCTTTAGCTTAGTAATCAAAAACACGAGGTCTCAGGTGGCTACCTAGGCTCCCAAGTGAACAAAATGTCTTAAAAATTTTCTCCTGTCTCATTCTGCTtttacctttcttctttttttcgaTTTTgattcttgcttttctttttcttcttctccttcatcctctttttcacttttttttttttaaaccccCCTCATTTAACATTTTTGGCTTGGTTAGGCTCTGCCTAGGCCCTTTTGAAAGTCCACTGCATAGCGCCTTTGGCTAGTAAACTCTCTAGTGAGATTCTTGTATGTATGCTATTCAGGAAAACTGCTGCATCGTATGAGGAATTGGAGGCCAGGAAGAAGAGAGTGAATACTCTAGAAAGGATGTACATGGACATGGCATTGCAGACAGAGTTGCaggttcttctcttctcctgtACAAATGGCATCAGCCAATCACCACACTTCACTGTTCTTGCTAagttttctgatttcttttaagcagaagaaaggaagaaaaaggaagcttCGTGATGATGAGCTTGTTTGCCCAACAGACCGACCTGTGTACAAATGGCGGAAAGAGAGGAAACGTTAGATACAGTGCACGGACCGACTGAAACAACAATCGGACTCAACGGG harbors:
- the LOC116257083 gene encoding probable carboxylesterase 18 is translated as MATSKAASRSIPLGTRIFCSLVGASAVLSLRKDGTINRRLVWFLDWTSSARRRPVKGVSTADFTVDSSAGLWFRLFTPTEVPAGKKLPVIVFFHGGGFALMSANSRDFVALCRRFARRLQAFVVSVNYRLAPEHRFPTAYDDAEATLRWISTPGRLPESADLGRCFLVGDSAGGNIVHHVGHRVAAASSAGEDFRPLKIAGHVLIQPFFGGEERLPSELRLRKVPMVTLKRTDFMWRAFLPEGANRDHPAANVTGPNAPPLADIGLPPTLVVVGGLDPLQDWQRRYYEALREAGVQARMLDYPKAIHAFYIFPKSKEYREFMAEMKSFMEEHGRGL
- the LOC116258050 gene encoding probable U3 small nucleolar RNA-associated protein 11, with amino-acid sequence MSSLKNVIHRRIHKERSQPESRKKFGFLQKHKDYVLRARDFHKKEETIRKLKEKAAFKNPDEFYFKMVNTRTVDGVHKPANRANKYSAEELLMMRTQDMGYVLQKSQSEKKKIERLSSTLHYLGNRPASKHIYFADDREEAKEIRSHLSGKEASPHSRSADMPEIIKKTAASYEELEARKKRVNTLERMYMDMALQTELQKKGRKRKLRDDELVCPTDRPVYKWRKERKR